One region of Oryza glaberrima chromosome 7, OglaRS2, whole genome shotgun sequence genomic DNA includes:
- the LOC127780663 gene encoding cysteine-rich receptor-like protein kinase 15: MMMPLVALLLISSPKLLAAQQQLPFCSSSSSNANTLAYMAEGTYKTNLLNLAKDLIANVTKTGSHSATGATAGTTGPDIVYGAALCRGDSTNCSSRLQRVLHLTASISNNGSTSSESDSQSQLQKSVTLYDHEFQALLSFSDMDFISNFSNAPECIVSAYLNLQTDADHAIPTRFSELFSELMEAITSSMIISEQESYSTGQGWFDDLSGRTVTVYGLAQCTDGMQPERCRTCLDSITAQGKGMVGNGLTVGVVLGVRCSLWYQTDIKFFAGEPRVVLPPYTPTESKFMLWVTIGSFFLMVSFSCFFVYIWIKQERKREARFKLRLVSMAIQNVINLWRIEEGNSGFSLYNFSQIKEATQDFSRENKIGQGGFGSVYKGLLPGGLEVAVKRLSACSVQGLLEFKNEIQLIARLQHKNLVKLLGCCIEGEQEKMLVYEYLQNKSLDVFIFDSVKGAQLTWSKRLHIIDGIAQGILYLHNYSRLCVVHRDLKASNILLDSDMTPKISDFGMARIFYSNTIESNTTRIVGTLGYISPEYIFDGVCSIKSDVFSFGVLVLEIISGKRTSGFYPYDGKLYNLISYAWLLWRSGQGHELICCCIENNHESIQRCIQVALLCVQERADDRPCIDQVVTMLNSEGMTLPEPNQPAYFYVRSSGSSDVLSCDSNISITLER, from the exons ATGATGATGCCGCTCGTTGCCCTCCTCCTGATCTCTTCCCCAAAGCTGTTGGCAGCTCAACAGCAGCTACccttctgcagcagcagcagcagcaacgcgaACACCCTCGCCTACATGGCAGAGGGCACCTACAAGACCAACCTGCTCAACCTCGCCAAAGACCTGATCGCCAATGTCACCAAGACGGGGTCGCACTCGGCCACCGGTGCCACGGCTGGGACGACAGGTCCCGACATCGTCTACGGCGCCGCGCTCTGCCGGGGAGACTCCACCAACTGCAGCAGCCGCCTACAGAGAGTGCTTCATCTCACAGCCAGCATCAGTAATAATGGATCTACCAGTAGTGAGAGTGACTCCCAGTCCCAGTTGCAGAAGAGTGTAACCTTGTACGACCATGAGTTCCAGGCGCTGCTAAGCTTCTCTGACATGGACTTCATCTCCAACTTCAGCAACGCTCCGGAGTGCATAGTGAGCGCTTATCTGAACCTTCAGACAGATGCTGATCACGCCATTCCCACGCGGTTCAGCGAGCTTTTCTCTGAGCTCATGGAGGCGATCACCAGTAGTATGATCATTAGTGAACAGGAGAGCTACTCGACGGGCCAGGGGTGGTTCGACGACCTCAGTGGACGGACAGTGACAGTATATGGGCTGGCACAGTGCACGGACGGCATGCAGCCGGAGCGTTGCCGGACTTGCCTGGACAGCATCACCGCCCAAGGGAAGGGGATGGTCGGCAATGGCCTGACGGTCGGCGTGGTGCTCGGGGTGCGCTGCAGCCTGTGGTACCAAACGGACATCAAGTTCTTCGCCGGCGAACCAAGGGTGGTCCTGCCACCGTACACGCCTACAG AAAGCAAGTTCATGCTCTGGGTTACAATTGGATCGTTCTTCCTCATGGTATCTTTTTCATGTTTCTTTGTATATATTTGGAtcaaacaggagagaaaaagag aagCAAGATTTAAACTACGACTGGTATCGATGGCAATACAAAATGTGATAAATCTTTGGAGGATTGAAGAAGGCAACTCAGGATTTTCATTGTATAATTTCTCTCAGATAAAAGAAGCTACACAAGACTTCTCAAGGGAAAACAAAATTGGGCAAGGTGGTTTTGGATCTGTTTATAAG GGCCTATTACCTGGTGGTCTTGAAGTAGCAGTTAAAAGACTTTCAGCATGTTCTGTACAAGGTTTATTAGAGTTCAAAAACGAAATTCAGCTGATAGCAAGACTTCAACACAAAAACCTTGTTAAGTTGCTTGGCTGTTGTATCGAGGGAGAACAGGAAAAGATGCTCGTCTATGAATACTTGCAAAACAAAAGCCTGGACGTCTTCATATTTG ATTCTGTGAAAGGAGCACAATTAACCTGGTCAAAGCGTCTACATATAATTGATGGGATAGCTCAAGGGATTCTATATCTTCACAATTATTCACGATTATGTGTTGTTCATAGGGATTTAAAAGCAAGTAACATTCTCTTGGATAGCGACATGACTCCAAAAATTTCCGATTTCGGGATGGCCAGAATATTCTATTCAAATACAATTGAATCAAATACCACGAGAATAGTTGGCACACT TGGCTACATATCTCCCGAGTATATTTTTGATGGGGTTTGCTCGATCAAGTCGGACGTCTTCAGTTTTGGCGTCTTGGTCTTGGAAATCATAAGTGGAAAGAGGACTTCTGGATTCTATCCTTACGATGGCAAACTATACAATCTCATTTCATAC GCTTGGCTACTTTGGAGATCTGGACAAGGGCATGAGCTGATCTGTTGCTGTATAGAAAACAATCATGAATCGATACAAAGGTGCATTCAGGTGGCACTTTTATGTGTTCAGGAGAGGGCAGATGACAGGCCTTGTATCGACCAGGTGGTCACTATGCTAAACAGCGAGGGAATGACCTTGCCCGAACCAAATCAACCAGCCTACTTCTATGTCCGGTCTAGTGGCAGCTCAGATGTTTTATCATGTGACAGCAATATAAGCATCACATTAGAAAGATAG